One region of Roseicitreum antarcticum genomic DNA includes:
- a CDS encoding ABC transporter substrate-binding protein, translating into MMTRFTRAFGPVVLATGLAFGTLAAAGPQDDTLRAAMAGEILNLDYLYTTRREYIVLAQMTDATLFNMNPDTQQIEPGVALSYEFVDDMTIDVQLRDDVRFHDGSPLTAADVAYTYNWVTNEESESHAQALISRWLDRVEVTGDHSLRFHLSAINPLIIRDMAQRVMLRKEGAYHQGDSVDTNAMAIDLIGAGPYRVASFEPGVEVVLERFDDFYGNAPEIGTIVVRNLPDMGTQQAELMSGGINWMFNVPLDVARSLGAQPSIDHLAGPDLRVSFIVMDAAGLAQEDGPMTNLQVRRAMNHAVNKPEIAEFLMGGGASEAIYSACHPVQFGCVQDVMRYEYDPERARALLAEAGYPDGFSLDLWAYRERPVSEAVMADLEAVGIDVNLRYVQLETLNQARAQREIPAYIGTWGSSGVADTALIARVHFSDTSDRHLSGDAQVVEWVMAAEQTADQDARLALYSQAITRIAEQAYWVPLVSYSADYLVTSDLEFPLDNDGVPRLQNASWK; encoded by the coding sequence GGCCCGGTCGTGCTTGCGACCGGACTTGCTTTCGGCACGCTTGCTGCAGCAGGGCCGCAGGACGACACCCTACGCGCAGCAATGGCAGGCGAGATTCTCAACCTCGACTACCTCTATACAACCCGGCGCGAATATATCGTGCTGGCACAGATGACCGATGCGACACTGTTCAACATGAACCCTGACACGCAACAGATAGAGCCGGGCGTGGCGCTGTCGTATGAATTCGTCGATGACATGACCATCGATGTGCAGCTGCGCGACGATGTGCGCTTCCACGACGGTTCCCCGCTGACCGCCGCCGATGTGGCCTATACCTATAACTGGGTGACCAATGAGGAATCCGAGTCGCATGCCCAGGCGCTGATCAGCCGCTGGCTGGACCGGGTCGAGGTGACGGGGGACCACAGCCTCCGTTTTCATCTCAGCGCGATCAACCCGCTGATCATCCGTGACATGGCCCAGCGCGTGATGCTGCGCAAGGAAGGCGCGTACCATCAGGGCGATAGCGTGGACACCAATGCCATGGCCATCGACCTGATCGGCGCGGGTCCCTACCGGGTTGCCAGCTTTGAGCCGGGCGTCGAGGTCGTGTTGGAGCGGTTCGATGATTTCTATGGAAACGCGCCAGAGATCGGCACCATCGTGGTGCGCAACCTTCCCGACATGGGCACGCAGCAGGCGGAGCTGATGTCGGGCGGCATCAACTGGATGTTCAACGTCCCGTTGGATGTCGCGCGCTCTCTGGGTGCGCAACCGTCAATCGACCATCTGGCAGGGCCGGACCTGCGGGTGTCGTTCATCGTGATGGACGCCGCCGGGCTGGCGCAAGAAGACGGTCCGATGACCAATCTGCAGGTACGCCGGGCAATGAACCATGCGGTGAACAAGCCCGAAATCGCCGAGTTCCTGATGGGCGGCGGCGCGTCCGAGGCGATCTATTCCGCCTGTCACCCGGTTCAGTTCGGCTGTGTGCAAGATGTCATGCGGTATGAATACGACCCCGAGCGTGCGCGTGCGCTGCTGGCTGAGGCGGGCTATCCCGATGGCTTCAGCCTCGACCTTTGGGCCTACCGCGAACGCCCAGTGTCCGAAGCAGTTATGGCCGATCTGGAGGCTGTCGGCATCGACGTTAACCTGCGCTATGTGCAACTGGAAACGCTCAATCAGGCGCGTGCGCAGCGTGAGATCCCGGCCTATATCGGTACATGGGGCTCCAGTGGTGTGGCCGATACTGCGCTGATTGCGCGGGTCCATTTCTCGGACACCAGCGACCGACATCTGTCGGGCGATGCGCAGGTCGTCGAATGGGTGATGGCCGCCGAACAAACCGCCGATCAAGATGCGCGGCTGGCGCTCTATAGCCAGGCGATCACCCGGATCGCGGAACAGGCCTATTGGGTGCCGCTGGTCAGCTATTCGGCCGATTACCTCGTGACCTCTGATCTGGAGTTCCCGTTGGACAATGACGGTGTGCCCCGCTTGCAAAACGCAAGCTGGAAGTAA
- a CDS encoding ABC transporter permease, which translates to MVNYILQRAALALAVALTVSLAAFFLLNIATDPAYAIAGEEADPEVIEQIRIRYGLDRPLWVRYMDWLSGVLRGDFGVSYYWNKPVAALVAERVGTTLTLAFSALAVTICIAIPLGAMAALNRNTWIDRFALWLAVSAQAVPNFWLGLILIILFAVMMPILPVSGDSTWQHFVLPAFVLGASSVPPVMRLMRTGLIEVMGSDYIRTARAKGYRGRALLMRHALRNALLPVVSVLAVQLGQKVGGSVITESIFAINGLGRLALQSILGADIPTVQMLIFLFALVFVATNLLADILNAALDPRIRIG; encoded by the coding sequence ATGGTTAACTACATCTTGCAACGCGCAGCGCTGGCGCTGGCAGTGGCGCTGACTGTCTCGCTGGCGGCGTTCTTTCTTCTCAACATTGCGACCGACCCGGCCTATGCCATCGCAGGCGAGGAAGCCGACCCCGAGGTGATCGAACAGATCCGCATCCGCTACGGCCTCGACCGTCCATTGTGGGTGCGCTACATGGATTGGTTGTCGGGCGTACTCCGGGGCGATTTTGGCGTCAGCTACTACTGGAACAAGCCCGTTGCGGCGCTGGTTGCGGAACGCGTGGGCACGACGCTGACGCTCGCTTTCTCGGCCCTTGCGGTCACGATCTGCATCGCTATCCCGCTTGGCGCGATGGCGGCGTTGAACCGCAACACCTGGATTGACCGTTTCGCGCTCTGGCTGGCCGTGTCGGCGCAGGCGGTGCCGAACTTCTGGCTGGGGCTGATCCTGATCATCCTGTTCGCGGTCATGATGCCCATTCTGCCAGTCTCCGGCGACAGCACATGGCAGCATTTCGTTCTGCCTGCCTTCGTGCTTGGGGCGTCTTCGGTGCCCCCTGTGATGCGACTGATGCGCACTGGCCTGATCGAGGTTATGGGATCGGACTACATCCGCACCGCGCGCGCCAAGGGCTACCGAGGCCGCGCGCTGCTGATGCGCCATGCGCTACGCAACGCGTTGCTGCCCGTGGTCTCGGTGCTGGCAGTACAGTTGGGCCAGAAAGTCGGCGGGTCGGTCATCACTGAAAGCATCTTTGCGATCAACGGCTTGGGGCGGCTGGCGCTGCAATCCATTCTTGGCGCCGACATTCCTACTGTTCAGATGCTGATTTTCCTCTTCGCGCTGGTTTTTGTCGCCACCAACCTACTGGCTGACATCCTGAACGCTGCGCTGGACCCAAGGATACGGATCGGATGA
- a CDS encoding ABC transporter permease: MSDISKATALSADAADGAEALPPSPRTLVRGRALKHRGFQIGAGILLALILIAIFAPLLAPHDPYAQSLPARLLPPVWVEGGNWTYPLGTDQVGRDYLSRLIYGTRVSITIGLGAATIGLFIGVTLGVVAGYFGGWVDHAVSFVLTAQLALPGLLLAMALVFFIGPSVLVVICIIGALHWTYYLVVTRSATQHIRSLDFIAAARASGATSRQIIWHEILPNLSSKIIVIFTFELGISILAEASLSFLGVGIQAPTPSWGLMIAEGKEAMFYRPWLVVLPGMFLFVLVIGANLMGDGLRDITSPEEKS, from the coding sequence ATGAGTGATATTTCCAAAGCAACCGCCCTCAGTGCTGACGCCGCCGATGGGGCGGAGGCGCTTCCCCCCAGCCCCCGCACGCTGGTGCGCGGTCGTGCGCTGAAGCACCGTGGTTTTCAGATCGGGGCTGGCATCTTGCTGGCGCTCATCCTGATCGCGATCTTCGCGCCGCTGCTGGCGCCGCACGATCCTTATGCGCAGTCGCTGCCCGCCCGCTTGCTGCCGCCCGTCTGGGTAGAGGGCGGCAACTGGACCTATCCGCTTGGCACCGATCAAGTGGGGCGCGACTACCTCAGCCGTCTGATCTATGGCACCCGCGTGTCGATTACCATCGGGCTGGGCGCTGCCACTATCGGGCTGTTCATCGGCGTGACGCTGGGGGTTGTGGCTGGGTATTTTGGCGGCTGGGTCGATCATGCGGTCAGCTTCGTTCTGACGGCGCAACTGGCGCTGCCGGGCCTGTTGCTGGCCATGGCGCTGGTGTTCTTCATCGGGCCATCAGTGCTGGTGGTGATCTGCATCATCGGCGCTTTACACTGGACCTATTATCTTGTGGTGACGCGCTCGGCGACCCAGCACATTCGCAGCCTTGATTTCATTGCCGCGGCGCGTGCCTCGGGCGCGACCTCGCGGCAGATCATCTGGCATGAGATCCTGCCCAACCTCAGTTCCAAGATCATCGTGATCTTCACGTTCGAGCTTGGCATCTCGATCCTTGCGGAAGCATCGCTTAGTTTCCTTGGCGTGGGTATTCAAGCGCCGACGCCCAGTTGGGGCCTGATGATCGCCGAGGGGAAAGAGGCTATGTTCTATCGCCCCTGGCTGGTGGTTCTGCCCGGCATGTTCCTGTTCGTGCTGGTGATTGGTGCAAACCTGATGGGCGACGGGCTGCGCGACATCACCTCACCCGAGGAGAAATCCTGA
- a CDS encoding ABC transporter ATP-binding protein — MPLIDVENLTVRLPVPAGMLHAVQGLSFRLDAGEALGIVGESGSGKSMTALALMRLLPRNAQRSADRMHLGGQDLLAMSDRAFADTVQGTRIGMIFQEPMTSLNPVYTIGRQMTEASLRLGRLTSRAAHARAVSLLDRVGIPDPGTRMGQYPHQMSGGQRQRVMIAMALMLEPEVLIADEPTTALDVTVQAQIMALLADLRQETGMAMILISHDLAVVSQATDRVAVMYSGEMVEAGRAAAVLANARHPYTGALLRAIPTIDGPRHRLAAIPGTVAAQMTPPTACVFAPRCADAQPVCTQAQPPVRGDADHWARCILTGPGETALGAAKALPAATENAATADLMIEARDILKLYQMKDGLFGRKKEIRAVDHVSLDVRRGETLALVGESGSGKSTLARILLGLIDPTAGEVLLQGQPIAGMADNARAKLVQPIFQDPYSSLNPRRTVAEIIARPLDLRGVDAAERMRRARDMMDLVRLPTRLLHSYPLHLSGGQRQRVAIARAMINDPEVLICDEPTSALDVSVQAQILNLLSDLQEEFGLTTLIITHDMAVVHQLANRVAVLLQGQLVEEGSAADVLARPKADYTRMLLNAAPRFDHAALQKAAPL; from the coding sequence ATGCCCCTGATCGACGTCGAAAACCTGACCGTGCGACTGCCGGTCCCTGCGGGAATGCTGCATGCGGTGCAGGGCCTGTCCTTCCGGCTGGATGCGGGCGAGGCCCTTGGCATCGTCGGCGAAAGCGGGTCGGGCAAATCCATGACGGCGCTGGCGTTGATGCGGCTTTTGCCGCGCAATGCGCAGCGTTCTGCCGACCGGATGCATCTGGGCGGTCAGGATCTGCTGGCAATGTCTGACCGCGCCTTTGCCGATACGGTTCAGGGCACGCGGATTGGCATGATCTTTCAGGAACCCATGACCTCGCTCAATCCGGTCTATACCATCGGGCGGCAGATGACCGAGGCTTCGCTTCGGCTGGGTCGGCTGACCTCCCGCGCGGCCCATGCCCGGGCCGTGTCGTTGCTGGACAGGGTGGGCATCCCTGACCCCGGCACGCGGATGGGTCAATACCCGCACCAGATGTCGGGCGGCCAGCGCCAACGTGTCATGATCGCCATGGCCCTCATGCTGGAGCCAGAGGTATTGATCGCGGATGAACCCACCACCGCGTTGGACGTGACCGTACAGGCGCAGATCATGGCGCTGCTGGCCGATTTGCGGCAGGAGACCGGGATGGCGATGATCCTGATTTCGCATGACCTGGCCGTCGTGTCGCAGGCCACCGACAGGGTGGCGGTGATGTATAGCGGCGAGATGGTAGAGGCCGGGCGCGCCGCGGCGGTGCTTGCCAATGCGCGCCACCCTTACACCGGCGCGTTGCTGCGCGCGATTCCCACCATCGACGGGCCGCGCCACCGGCTGGCGGCGATCCCGGGTACGGTGGCCGCCCAGATGACGCCACCCACCGCCTGCGTTTTCGCGCCGCGCTGCGCCGATGCGCAGCCTGTCTGCACGCAGGCGCAGCCGCCGGTGCGCGGCGACGCCGATCATTGGGCACGCTGCATCCTTACAGGGCCGGGCGAGACCGCGCTGGGAGCAGCAAAGGCGCTGCCTGCTGCCACGGAAAACGCTGCGACCGCCGATCTTATGATCGAGGCGCGCGACATCCTGAAGCTCTACCAGATGAAGGACGGTTTGTTTGGCCGGAAGAAAGAGATCCGCGCCGTCGATCACGTCTCGCTCGACGTGCGGCGGGGCGAGACGCTTGCGCTGGTCGGTGAAAGCGGGTCGGGCAAATCGACGCTGGCGCGCATCCTGTTGGGGCTGATCGATCCGACGGCGGGCGAGGTGCTGCTGCAGGGCCAGCCGATCGCGGGTATGGCTGACAACGCGCGCGCCAAGCTGGTCCAGCCGATATTTCAGGACCCTTATTCATCGCTCAACCCTCGCCGCACAGTGGCTGAGATCATCGCGCGCCCGTTGGATCTGCGCGGGGTGGATGCGGCCGAAAGGATGCGCCGGGCGCGCGACATGATGGATCTTGTGCGGTTGCCCACGCGCCTTCTGCACAGCTATCCGCTGCATCTGTCGGGCGGGCAGCGCCAGCGCGTCGCCATCGCGCGCGCCATGATCAACGACCCCGAGGTGCTGATCTGTGATGAGCCGACATCGGCGCTGGATGTGTCGGTGCAGGCGCAGATCCTGAATCTGTTGTCCGATCTTCAGGAGGAATTCGGGCTGACCACGCTGATCATCACCCATGACATGGCGGTGGTGCATCAACTGGCCAACCGTGTCGCCGTGCTGCTCCAGGGCCAATTGGTCGAGGAAGGTTCCGCTGCCGATGTTCTGGCTCGGCCAAAAGCCGATTACACCCGCATGTTGCTGAATGCCGCGCCGCGTTTTGATCATGCCGCCCTGCAAAAGGCTGCCCCCCTATGA
- a CDS encoding lyase family protein, producing the protein MNVAQTTDMTPETLFSPANLWQSWLDVEVALAHAQADLGIIPDWAAEGIAAVANVETLGLEALEAEAARSHAPINALTRVVAARAGPAGAYVHWGATTQNVMQTGRLLLMRRAQGALRAHLAGAVDCLAGLADSHAATPMMGRTNRRHALPISFGFKVAGWIEELDRAADRIVGMEKRVFVLPFGGAVGAMHAFEGRGRAISRRMEQDLNLGALLVPGRAVNDLFADYVVQLALLATTFERIATELYALMSEEIGEIAEVQGAGTVGSSTMPHKVNPKLVVHVMAMAADLRAAAAPAMQGALTLHEGDAAANHLVVRVLDRVCPLAWTLARAFETLCKTVRPLPDRMLVNLSDSPAYAASERLMMLLAPILGHIQAHDILQQMLADAPPSRDALAARVVALPALRGAISADAVTEALDTRTYLGESERIALEAAIFGRDLAARLRAGVSGAQEPQEGRTGNEAVAEIGAESGIGAGAG; encoded by the coding sequence ATGAACGTTGCACAGACCACGGATATGACGCCAGAAACGCTCTTTTCCCCTGCCAACCTTTGGCAATCCTGGCTGGACGTGGAGGTCGCACTGGCGCACGCACAGGCCGACCTTGGTATTATTCCCGACTGGGCTGCCGAGGGGATTGCCGCTGTGGCCAACGTGGAAACGCTGGGACTGGAGGCGCTGGAGGCCGAGGCCGCCCGCAGCCACGCGCCTATCAACGCGCTGACCCGGGTGGTTGCCGCCCGTGCGGGTCCGGCGGGGGCGTATGTTCATTGGGGTGCGACCACGCAGAACGTGATGCAGACAGGGCGGCTATTGTTGATGCGGCGCGCGCAGGGCGCGTTGCGTGCCCATCTGGCGGGCGCGGTTGATTGCTTGGCGGGCCTCGCCGATTCACATGCCGCTACGCCCATGATGGGCCGCACCAACCGGCGCCACGCACTGCCGATCAGCTTTGGCTTCAAGGTCGCGGGCTGGATCGAGGAACTCGACCGCGCTGCCGACCGAATCGTCGGGATGGAAAAGCGTGTCTTCGTGCTGCCCTTTGGCGGCGCGGTCGGCGCCATGCACGCGTTTGAGGGGCGGGGCCGCGCAATCAGCCGCCGCATGGAGCAGGACCTTAATCTTGGCGCGCTGCTGGTGCCGGGGCGCGCGGTGAATGACCTATTTGCCGATTACGTGGTGCAATTGGCGCTGCTGGCCACGACCTTCGAACGGATCGCGACCGAGCTCTACGCCCTGATGTCCGAGGAAATCGGTGAGATCGCCGAGGTGCAGGGTGCGGGAACAGTCGGGTCGTCCACCATGCCGCACAAGGTCAACCCCAAGCTGGTCGTGCACGTCATGGCGATGGCCGCCGACTTGCGTGCGGCCGCCGCCCCGGCGATGCAGGGGGCGCTGACGCTGCACGAGGGTGATGCGGCGGCCAATCATCTGGTGGTGCGCGTGCTTGACCGGGTTTGCCCGCTGGCCTGGACCCTTGCGCGCGCGTTCGAGACGCTTTGCAAGACAGTCAGGCCGTTGCCCGATCGAATGTTGGTAAATCTGTCGGACTCGCCTGCTTATGCCGCGTCCGAGCGGTTGATGATGCTGTTGGCCCCGATTCTGGGGCACATTCAGGCGCATGATATCTTGCAACAAATGCTGGCTGATGCGCCGCCCTCGCGCGATGCGCTGGCCGCCAGGGTCGTGGCACTACCCGCCCTGCGCGGCGCTATCAGTGCCGATGCTGTGACCGAGGCGCTGGATACCCGGACCTATTTGGGCGAGAGCGAACGCATCGCGCTAGAGGCAGCCATTTTCGGCCGGGATCTGGCCGCACGGCTGCGCGCAGGCGTATCCGGGGCGCAGGAGCCGCAAGAGGGTCGGACTGGAAATGAGGCGGTGGCCGAGATTGGGGCAGAGTCTGGGATCGGGGCCGGGGCGGGCTAA
- a CDS encoding LysR family transcriptional regulator, with translation MNLRALRLFREIVLSGSLHEAAKRLNTSTSAASRLILNLEQDLCLPLFSRNHRRLELTEDGDMFYRSILHTLDGLDEIPVVAGDIARRTREWLSVVTAAPLANGLVTPALAQLQHEGCEFRCSVSVETRFDIESKVAARGYNLGLISLPVENSIIVLETVPILRARVGVVLPRAHPLAEREAIALKDIVDEPFIGLRPGQRWRDRTDELLGRTGLRPKFWIETNATPLVIGMVRAGLGVSVIDRVCAGLLPEGDPAVFRPLVDTHWITYASLHPPGVRLQLAERFLDALAASVEMRSAKDADFARDLELL, from the coding sequence ATGAATTTGCGTGCCCTGCGGCTGTTTCGCGAGATCGTGCTTTCAGGATCATTGCACGAGGCCGCAAAACGGCTGAACACCTCGACGTCGGCGGCGAGCCGTCTGATCTTGAACCTGGAGCAGGACCTGTGCCTGCCGCTTTTCTCGCGCAATCACCGGCGGCTGGAACTGACCGAGGATGGCGATATGTTCTATCGCTCGATCCTCCACACGTTGGACGGGCTGGATGAGATCCCGGTTGTCGCCGGGGATATCGCCCGGCGGACCCGCGAATGGCTGTCGGTCGTGACAGCCGCACCACTGGCCAATGGGCTGGTCACCCCGGCGCTGGCGCAGCTTCAGCACGAAGGGTGTGAATTCCGGTGTAGCGTCAGTGTCGAGACGCGGTTCGACATCGAAAGCAAGGTGGCGGCGCGGGGCTATAACCTGGGCCTGATCTCGCTGCCTGTCGAGAATTCCATCATCGTGCTGGAAACCGTCCCAATCCTGCGCGCGCGGGTCGGTGTCGTGCTGCCGCGCGCCCATCCGCTGGCCGAACGCGAAGCCATCGCGCTGAAGGACATCGTGGATGAGCCGTTCATCGGGCTGCGGCCCGGCCAGCGCTGGCGCGACCGCACGGATGAGTTGCTGGGCCGGACCGGCCTGCGCCCGAAATTCTGGATCGAGACCAACGCGACGCCGTTGGTGATCGGCATGGTGCGCGCGGGTCTGGGTGTTTCGGTGATCGACCGGGTCTGCGCCGGGCTGCTACCCGAAGGTGACCCGGCGGTGTTCCGCCCGCTGGTGGATACCCACTGGATCACCTATGCCAGCTTGCACCCGCCCGGCGTGCGGCTACAACTGGCCGAGCGGTTTCTGGATGCGCTGGCCGCGTCTGTCGAGATGCGCAGCGCCAAGGATGCCGATTTCGCAAGGGATCTCGAGCTGCTTTAG